From a region of the Vibrio ostreae genome:
- a CDS encoding LysR family transcriptional regulator, translating into MDRLQCDRMFVAVMELGSFARAAQRLNISSGQASKLISRLEQDLGVQLFKRSTRSLAPTEVGQAYYERIKRIVDDLDELDDSIRNASRQPSGRLRIAAPVTFGQSQLAPCLIDFSTRYPEIDLDVRFSDRSVNIVEEGFDLALRIGQLTDSSLIARKLCDVRVLTLASAQYLSQYGTPQHWRELASHNCIIDTNFRDPFRWPYINAQQIVEEMPVNGRLKFSNADVCLEAACAGLGIARLPTFVAAAAIRRNKLVPILSDYEVPPIGLFALYPPAKHLAQSSRAFIDFLVARFAAGPTWE; encoded by the coding sequence ATGGACAGGCTACAGTGCGATCGTATGTTTGTGGCTGTGATGGAGCTGGGCAGCTTCGCCCGCGCCGCGCAAAGGCTCAATATCAGTAGCGGACAGGCTTCAAAGCTGATTTCCCGTCTCGAGCAGGATTTAGGGGTCCAGTTGTTTAAACGCTCAACCCGCTCTCTCGCGCCAACTGAAGTGGGTCAGGCTTATTATGAACGCATCAAACGCATCGTGGACGACCTCGATGAACTGGACGACTCGATTCGTAACGCTTCACGTCAGCCTTCAGGCCGGTTGCGTATCGCCGCTCCCGTCACATTTGGTCAAAGCCAGTTAGCCCCCTGCCTGATTGATTTTTCTACCCGGTATCCCGAGATTGACCTCGATGTGCGCTTCTCCGATCGCAGCGTCAACATTGTTGAAGAAGGTTTCGATCTCGCTTTGCGCATTGGTCAACTGACCGACTCCAGCCTGATCGCGCGCAAATTGTGTGATGTCCGGGTGTTAACCCTGGCCTCTGCGCAATACCTCAGTCAATACGGCACACCGCAGCACTGGCGAGAGCTCGCCAGCCATAACTGTATTATCGATACCAACTTCCGCGACCCGTTTCGCTGGCCCTATATTAACGCCCAGCAAATCGTCGAGGAGATGCCGGTGAACGGCCGGCTCAAATTCTCCAACGCCGATGTGTGTCTGGAAGCAGCTTGTGCAGGACTGGGCATCGCCCGCCTGCCGACCTTCGTGGCCGCCGCTGCGATCCGGCGCAATAAATTAGTGCCGATTCTGAGCGACTATGAAGTACCACCAATCGGGCTTTTCGCGCTCTATCCACCCGCTAAGCATCTCGCGCAGTCATCGCGTGCTTTCATTGATTTTCTCGTCGCGCGCTTTGCCGCTGGTCCAACCTGGGAGTAG
- the panF gene encoding sodium/pantothenate symporter codes for MNSQLIIPLIIYLIGVFAVAFFTRRHYRQGSFLSEYFVGSRSMGGFVLAMTLAATYASASSFIGGPGAAYKMGLGWVLLAMIQLPATWLTLGVLGKKFAIEARKHNALTLNDILYARFKSRSVVILASLSLLLAFFGTMVVQFVGGARLLQTVTGLPYEQGLMLFACTVGLYTTIGGFRAVVLTDTIQGIMMLIGTVLLLVGVVHAGGSIGELVSDLHKIDPALVTPYGPDHFLGQPFMLSFWVLVCFGVIGLPHAAVRCMSYKDSPSLHKAMVISTIMMALLMFGTHMAGALGRAIVPDIASPDQIMPTLMITVLPPVVAGIFLAGPMAAIMSTIDSQLIQASATLLKDLYINYINPKVVEEEQADRKLNRLSLWVTSIFALLVFCAATNPPDMIVWLNLIALGGLQAVFLWPLILGLYWKRACAAGALSSMVIGLAAYIGLMWFKPDLGGVHPIVPTLALGLITFIAVSVFKPCRDKSPALQS; via the coding sequence ATGAATAGTCAACTTATCATCCCACTGATCATTTATCTGATCGGTGTTTTTGCGGTCGCTTTCTTTACGCGCCGCCATTATCGTCAAGGCAGTTTCCTGAGCGAATACTTCGTCGGCAGCCGCAGCATGGGCGGTTTCGTGCTGGCGATGACACTAGCCGCGACCTATGCCAGCGCCAGCAGCTTTATTGGCGGCCCTGGCGCTGCGTATAAAATGGGGCTCGGCTGGGTACTGCTGGCCATGATTCAGTTGCCGGCAACCTGGTTGACGCTGGGCGTCCTGGGTAAAAAATTTGCCATTGAAGCCCGTAAACATAACGCCCTGACGCTTAATGATATTCTGTATGCCCGTTTTAAAAGTCGTTCTGTGGTGATTCTTGCTTCGCTTTCCCTGCTGCTGGCTTTTTTCGGCACTATGGTGGTGCAGTTTGTCGGCGGTGCCCGCCTGTTGCAAACCGTGACCGGTTTACCTTATGAGCAGGGTCTGATGCTGTTTGCCTGTACCGTCGGTCTGTATACCACCATCGGCGGATTTCGTGCCGTCGTCCTGACCGACACCATTCAGGGCATCATGATGTTAATTGGTACTGTGCTGCTGTTAGTTGGCGTGGTTCATGCTGGTGGCAGTATTGGTGAGCTGGTCTCAGACCTGCATAAGATCGATCCGGCCTTGGTGACGCCTTACGGCCCTGATCATTTCCTCGGCCAGCCGTTTATGCTCAGTTTCTGGGTACTGGTCTGTTTCGGGGTTATCGGCCTGCCCCACGCGGCGGTACGTTGTATGTCTTATAAAGACAGCCCATCCCTGCACAAAGCCATGGTGATCAGCACCATTATGATGGCCCTGCTGATGTTTGGTACCCATATGGCCGGCGCGCTGGGGCGTGCCATTGTCCCTGATATCGCCAGCCCGGATCAGATTATGCCGACCCTGATGATTACCGTGCTGCCACCGGTGGTTGCAGGTATCTTCTTGGCGGGACCGATGGCGGCCATTATGTCTACTATCGACTCCCAGCTGATCCAGGCTTCCGCAACCCTGCTTAAGGATCTCTACATCAACTACATCAATCCGAAAGTTGTGGAGGAAGAGCAGGCAGATCGCAAACTGAACCGCTTATCCCTGTGGGTGACCTCAATCTTTGCGCTGCTGGTCTTCTGCGCCGCAACCAACCCGCCAGATATGATTGTATGGTTGAATCTGATTGCCCTCGGCGGCCTGCAGGCAGTATTCCTGTGGCCATTGATTCTCGGCTTGTACTGGAAACGCGCCTGCGCTGCGGGAGCGCTGAGTTCCATGGTGATTGGTCTGGCTGCCTATATCGGACTGATGTGGTTCAAACCCGACCTGGGCGGCGTTCATCCGATTGTTCCGACCCTGGCACTCGGACTTATCACTTTTATCGCCGTAAGTGTATTTAAGCCATGCCGCGATAAATCGCCGGCACTGCAATCCTGA
- a CDS encoding YhdT family protein, with amino-acid sequence MDNSNNHDRQAHKEALLAIALAVGYFIWWYISAYGFSAPPEETALPELYWGMPLWFLLSCVIGPIVFTCLCAVMVKVFYRDIPLDVKPDQSNE; translated from the coding sequence ATGGACAACAGTAACAATCACGATCGCCAGGCGCACAAAGAAGCATTATTAGCCATTGCGCTCGCTGTCGGCTACTTTATCTGGTGGTACATTTCTGCTTATGGTTTTTCCGCCCCGCCAGAGGAGACCGCACTGCCCGAACTTTACTGGGGTATGCCGCTTTGGTTCCTGTTATCGTGTGTGATAGGCCCAATCGTCTTCACCTGTTTATGTGCTGTCATGGTAAAAGTGTTTTACCGTGATATTCCTCTTGATGTAAAACCAGACCAATCGAATGAATAG
- a CDS encoding MHYT domain-containing protein, with protein MASKYRQIALCSGAFIMAGGIWSMHFVGMLAFEMRYMMEYDWALTGISVLPAIVASYIVLRSLIQRRDTLKLTIRNACIVGSGIGAMHYIGMEAMEMDLTLRYDPWWFILSVVVAVGLAFIALTARRVLRQYFPSLTELRLKLICAAIMGSAISGMHYTGMYAARFIEVTHTDDLLMAPHHHNTLALLVAVFTLLISTLAVNVSAQLRYRHLLSEKTAGEARLQAILETATDGVITIKADGEILGLNRAASHILGWNESEALGQNVAMFMIPEMQQRNQVYFEQHGETGLASMIGVQREVYARHRFGEHIPVRLGVGKVELENETLFVGFMEDITERKAMQEKLRESEERLSSLMQNIPGASFRRLPDTQLTPIFLSDGITDLCGYSAEVILSGEIKFSDLLLQEDYQKLCRMMHNTPDGRDIYEIEYRLTNIDRETVWVLENGMIVRDAKKRVLWIDGVVVDITSRKQMECELVEAKRHAEDAAEMKAAFLANMSHEIRTPMNAIIGFTDILLESEMTGENRRHLQTISQASRSLLHLLNDILDSAKLEKHKLEIETVPFRLSPCVDTVISTLWLNAKSKGIELELDMSAELPEEVQGAEDRIRQVLMNLVGNGIKFTEQGRVSLVVEPVSKRPDWVRFNVIDTGIGIAPDRLQAIFDPFTQADASMSRRFGGTGLGTSISKQLVELMGGTISVTSTPGQGSCFSVELPLPHGKIAENTRQSKVVALPPKRILVCDDIEQNINLLRILLERQGHTVFTAQDGCEAVIQCQETRPDVVLMDIQMPNLDGLEASRTIRANERATGSDNVPIIALTASVLLEDRIEAKEAGMDGFANKPVDFALLTQEIARVLNLGAGELQAAQKREPSVSSPSEFQMLNMSKALKIWGDEALYCHELHALVRKYADMVQDLTALLSAGKWRDLGEKAHALKGLSGNLALLPLFHAFTQLEKAADQHQPVQCKQAIEEIAKGWLTLQQDVDQLAIPVADNLQSEGVAAIEDHHAIITILHEWLQATQLGELRDDLAAQLQRSSPHTIKKQIVDAMSAIDEFDFKSAASSLESAIDTLQ; from the coding sequence GTGGCAAGCAAGTATCGTCAAATCGCTTTATGTTCCGGTGCCTTCATCATGGCCGGCGGGATCTGGAGTATGCATTTTGTTGGCATGCTCGCGTTTGAGATGCGATACATGATGGAGTACGACTGGGCATTGACCGGTATTTCCGTGCTTCCGGCAATTGTTGCCAGTTACATTGTATTGCGATCCTTAATTCAAAGACGCGATACTCTGAAATTAACCATACGTAACGCTTGTATCGTCGGCTCAGGTATCGGTGCGATGCACTACATCGGTATGGAAGCGATGGAAATGGATCTGACACTGCGCTATGACCCGTGGTGGTTCATATTATCTGTCGTGGTCGCAGTCGGTCTGGCATTTATCGCTCTGACGGCAAGACGCGTGTTGCGTCAGTACTTTCCGAGCTTAACCGAGCTTCGGCTCAAGCTGATTTGTGCTGCTATTATGGGCAGTGCTATCTCCGGCATGCATTACACCGGGATGTATGCCGCCAGGTTTATAGAAGTAACCCACACAGATGATTTGTTGATGGCACCACACCATCACAACACGCTGGCGCTGTTGGTGGCAGTATTTACCTTATTGATTTCTACGTTGGCAGTGAATGTCAGTGCCCAGCTGCGTTACCGCCATCTGTTATCGGAAAAAACGGCCGGTGAGGCGCGGTTACAAGCCATTCTGGAAACAGCGACCGACGGTGTGATCACCATTAAAGCCGACGGTGAAATTCTCGGACTTAACAGAGCCGCCAGTCACATCCTCGGCTGGAATGAATCAGAAGCTCTCGGCCAGAATGTGGCGATGTTCATGATCCCTGAGATGCAACAGCGCAATCAGGTTTATTTCGAACAGCATGGTGAGACCGGCCTGGCCAGCATGATTGGGGTGCAGCGTGAAGTCTATGCCCGTCATCGGTTTGGCGAACATATTCCGGTTCGTCTCGGGGTGGGGAAGGTCGAACTGGAAAATGAAACCTTGTTCGTGGGTTTTATGGAAGACATTACCGAACGTAAAGCGATGCAGGAAAAACTGCGCGAGAGTGAGGAGCGACTCAGTTCTCTGATGCAGAATATTCCTGGGGCCTCTTTCCGTCGCCTGCCGGATACTCAACTGACGCCAATCTTTCTTAGTGATGGCATCACTGATCTGTGTGGCTACAGCGCGGAAGTGATTTTGTCCGGCGAGATTAAATTTTCGGATCTGCTGCTACAGGAAGATTACCAAAAGCTCTGCCGGATGATGCACAACACCCCGGATGGACGTGACATCTACGAGATTGAATACCGCCTGACTAATATCGACCGTGAGACCGTGTGGGTGCTGGAAAATGGCATGATAGTCCGGGATGCGAAAAAGCGTGTGTTGTGGATCGATGGCGTTGTGGTTGATATTACCAGTCGCAAGCAGATGGAGTGTGAGTTAGTTGAAGCGAAACGTCATGCGGAAGATGCCGCAGAGATGAAAGCGGCGTTTCTGGCTAATATGAGTCATGAAATCCGCACCCCGATGAATGCCATCATTGGTTTTACGGATATTTTGTTAGAGTCAGAGATGACAGGTGAAAATCGCCGCCATTTGCAGACGATTTCCCAAGCTTCGCGCTCTTTGTTGCATCTGTTAAACGACATTCTCGACAGTGCCAAGCTGGAAAAACATAAACTGGAAATCGAGACGGTTCCTTTCCGGTTATCTCCATGTGTTGATACCGTTATTTCGACACTGTGGCTCAATGCCAAAAGCAAAGGCATTGAACTGGAACTGGATATGTCTGCTGAGTTGCCAGAAGAGGTTCAGGGAGCGGAAGATCGCATTCGTCAGGTGCTGATGAATCTGGTTGGTAACGGGATAAAGTTCACCGAGCAGGGACGGGTCAGTCTGGTGGTTGAGCCCGTCAGTAAACGCCCGGACTGGGTGCGATTTAACGTGATTGACACGGGTATCGGGATTGCGCCGGATCGTTTACAGGCCATCTTTGATCCTTTCACTCAGGCGGATGCGTCGATGAGCCGTCGTTTTGGCGGTACCGGTCTTGGAACTTCCATTTCCAAGCAGTTGGTCGAACTGATGGGCGGAACGATTTCTGTCACCAGTACGCCGGGTCAGGGCAGCTGCTTCAGTGTTGAATTACCTCTGCCTCATGGCAAAATAGCCGAGAATACCCGCCAGTCAAAAGTTGTGGCTCTGCCGCCGAAGCGAATACTGGTTTGTGATGATATTGAACAAAATATCAATCTATTGCGTATACTGCTCGAACGTCAGGGACACACGGTATTCACCGCGCAAGATGGCTGCGAAGCCGTAATTCAGTGTCAGGAAACGCGCCCTGATGTGGTGCTGATGGATATTCAGATGCCAAACCTGGACGGTCTGGAAGCCAGCCGCACGATTCGGGCAAATGAGCGGGCAACGGGCAGCGACAATGTACCGATTATTGCGTTAACCGCGAGTGTGTTGCTGGAAGATCGTATCGAAGCCAAAGAAGCGGGCATGGACGGCTTTGCCAACAAGCCGGTTGATTTCGCCCTGCTGACTCAGGAAATTGCGCGGGTGCTCAATCTGGGCGCAGGAGAGCTGCAAGCTGCGCAGAAAAGAGAACCCTCGGTTTCGAGCCCGTCAGAGTTTCAGATGCTCAATATGAGTAAGGCACTGAAGATTTGGGGCGATGAGGCGCTATACTGTCACGAGTTGCATGCATTAGTACGTAAGTATGCTGATATGGTGCAGGACCTCACTGCTCTGCTCTCGGCAGGCAAATGGCGTGACTTGGGTGAAAAGGCCCATGCCCTGAAGGGATTAAGTGGCAATTTGGCGCTGCTGCCTTTGTTTCATGCTTTTACCCAGCTGGAAAAGGCAGCCGACCAGCATCAGCCGGTGCAGTGCAAACAAGCGATTGAAGAGATTGCCAAGGGCTGGCTGACATTACAACAGGATGTTGATCAGCTTGCTATTCCGGTGGCAGATAATCTGCAAAGTGAAGGCGTGGCAGCGATCGAAGATCATCACGCCATCATCACGATTTTGCATGAATGGCTGCAGGCCACACAACTCGGTGAACTCAGAGACGATTTAGCAGCGCAGCTGCAACGCTCTTCACCTCACACCATCAAGAAGCAGATCGTTGATGCGATGAGTGCGATTGATGAATTTGATTTTAAATCAGCGGCCAGCTCGTTGGAGTCGGCTATTGATACACTTCAGTAG
- the alr gene encoding alanine racemase has protein sequence MITAQAKIDLNALQHNYRHLKALSGDQKVIAVIKGDAYGHGAVKLAQALPFADLFAVSRLEEAEELRNGGIEQPILLLEGCFCAEDLQRAAQMQLDTTIHCAEQVHDLENSELANPVNVWLKVDSGMHRLGVQPYEVSDYVKRIERTGKLKSQLGFISHFCRADEVEQPTTSRQLQCFIDATKPYPGPKTIANSAGILFWPQSKFDVARAGIALYGISPSADHTGADHDLKPVMTLNTRIIAVRDHKAQQPVGYGETWQSERDTKIAVIAMGYGDGYPRNAPNGTPVFVNGRQVPIAGRVSMDMITVDLGPEAKDKVGDVVEMWGANLPIEIVARHVGTIPYELTIKLTPRVNRHYAE, from the coding sequence ATGATTACCGCCCAAGCTAAAATAGATTTGAACGCTCTTCAACATAACTACCGCCACCTCAAAGCACTGAGCGGGGATCAGAAAGTGATCGCTGTGATTAAAGGTGACGCATACGGACATGGCGCCGTGAAGCTGGCACAAGCACTGCCCTTTGCTGACCTGTTTGCCGTCTCTCGCCTGGAAGAGGCAGAAGAGTTGCGTAATGGCGGGATTGAACAGCCTATTTTACTGTTAGAAGGTTGCTTTTGCGCCGAGGATTTACAACGTGCTGCGCAAATGCAGCTCGACACCACCATCCATTGTGCAGAGCAAGTGCATGACCTGGAAAACAGTGAACTGGCTAATCCGGTGAATGTATGGCTCAAAGTCGACAGTGGCATGCACCGCCTTGGCGTGCAGCCTTATGAAGTCTCTGATTATGTAAAGCGTATTGAGCGCACCGGTAAGCTGAAATCACAACTGGGATTCATCAGCCACTTCTGCCGCGCCGATGAAGTTGAGCAACCGACAACATCACGTCAGCTACAATGTTTTATTGACGCGACCAAACCATATCCAGGCCCGAAAACGATAGCCAATTCAGCCGGTATTCTGTTTTGGCCACAATCAAAATTTGATGTCGCTCGTGCAGGTATCGCCCTTTATGGCATTTCTCCGAGCGCTGACCATACCGGCGCTGACCACGACCTGAAACCGGTGATGACACTCAATACCCGCATCATTGCCGTACGTGACCACAAAGCGCAGCAGCCGGTTGGTTATGGCGAAACCTGGCAGTCAGAGCGTGATACTAAAATCGCGGTGATCGCCATGGGCTATGGTGACGGCTATCCTCGCAACGCACCAAACGGTACGCCGGTGTTTGTTAACGGCCGCCAGGTGCCTATCGCCGGCAGGGTGTCGATGGATATGATTACCGTTGATCTCGGGCCGGAGGCTAAGGATAAGGTGGGCGATGTGGTCGAGATGTGGGGCGCCAACCTGCCGATAGAAATCGTCGCACGTCATGTCGGCACGATTCCTTATGAGCTGACGATTAAGCTGACGCCCCGTGTTAACAGACACTATGCCGAGTAA
- the dgcN gene encoding N-acetyltransferase DgcN has protein sequence MELKQPYLLFLGDAADALAAKVAQGIKTWRPEHCLGQLRLPECQADVGLQELSVSAAARAGAKTLVIGVANRGGVISPAWIEVLLEALEQGMDIAAGLHNKLTDIPELVAMAQKHGRNLFDVRYPTQSYPVANGKKRSGQRLLTVGTDCSVGKMYTSLAIEKEMAGRGMNVDFRATGQTGILITGSGVSADCVVSDFIAGAIETICPDNSAEHWDIVEGQGSLFHASFAGVTTGLIHGAQPDALVLCHEPTRQHMRGLPDYALPDLATCIEANLSTARLTNPAVQMIGVSVNTSALSEAEAMAYMDKVESDLGLPVVDPFRQGVARLVDRLLERV, from the coding sequence ATGGAATTAAAACAACCTTACTTGCTGTTTTTAGGTGATGCAGCTGATGCGCTGGCCGCAAAAGTGGCTCAGGGAATTAAGACCTGGCGTCCGGAACACTGTCTCGGGCAATTGCGCCTGCCTGAGTGTCAGGCCGACGTCGGTTTGCAAGAATTGAGCGTATCGGCCGCCGCCCGTGCCGGAGCGAAAACACTGGTGATTGGTGTCGCCAACCGGGGTGGGGTGATTTCTCCGGCCTGGATTGAAGTACTGCTTGAAGCACTTGAGCAGGGCATGGACATCGCGGCGGGCCTGCACAATAAACTGACGGACATTCCCGAATTGGTTGCGATGGCACAAAAGCACGGGCGAAATCTGTTTGATGTGCGTTATCCGACCCAAAGTTACCCGGTGGCCAATGGTAAAAAGCGCAGCGGTCAACGTCTGTTGACGGTCGGTACAGATTGTTCGGTCGGCAAAATGTATACCTCATTAGCCATCGAGAAAGAGATGGCAGGGCGGGGAATGAATGTTGATTTTCGCGCCACTGGCCAGACCGGTATTCTGATCACCGGATCAGGTGTCAGCGCAGATTGCGTGGTGTCTGATTTTATTGCCGGCGCGATAGAAACGATTTGCCCGGATAACAGTGCGGAGCACTGGGACATTGTTGAAGGGCAGGGCTCGCTGTTTCACGCCTCATTTGCCGGCGTGACGACGGGATTGATCCACGGCGCGCAACCGGATGCTTTAGTCCTGTGTCACGAACCGACCCGTCAGCACATGCGTGGATTGCCCGATTACGCTTTGCCGGACCTGGCGACCTGTATCGAAGCGAATCTGAGTACGGCGCGTCTCACCAACCCCGCGGTACAGATGATCGGCGTGTCTGTGAATACATCGGCATTGAGTGAAGCGGAGGCGATGGCTTACATGGATAAGGTAGAAAGTGATTTAGGGCTGCCGGTGGTGGATCCGTTCCGGCAGGGGGTGGCTCGTCTGGTTGATCGCTTGCTGGAGCGTGTATGA
- the dgcA gene encoding N-acetyl-D-Glu racemase DgcA, which produces MKVTIERKSWPIRGHFTISRGSKTQADTVLVSLEHEGAIGRGECVPYLRYGESLQSVEAQIEARIPAFNAGLSREELQTLLPAGAARNALDCALWDLNCKRNQESIWTQTGIVPHPLLTAYTLSLDTPEKMQQAAISNAARPLLKLKLGGAADLARVQAVRRGAPAAQIILDANEAWSVSDYQRLIPELVNLDVAMIEQPFAAGEDDVLAKLERPIPICADESCHDRHSLERLVGRYDMINIKTDKTGGLTEALLLKQQAEQAGLAVMVGCMLSSSLSMAPAFVVAQGAQVVDLDGPLLLSEDIEHGFEFSQQQMLPFSPQLWG; this is translated from the coding sequence ATGAAGGTCACGATAGAACGCAAAAGCTGGCCGATTCGTGGTCACTTTACCATTTCACGGGGCAGTAAAACGCAAGCCGATACGGTATTAGTCAGCCTTGAGCATGAAGGTGCGATTGGGCGTGGTGAATGTGTCCCTTATCTCCGTTATGGCGAGTCACTGCAGAGTGTCGAGGCGCAGATTGAAGCGCGGATCCCTGCCTTTAATGCAGGACTAAGCCGAGAAGAACTGCAGACATTATTACCGGCTGGCGCCGCCCGCAACGCCCTGGACTGTGCCTTGTGGGATTTGAACTGCAAACGAAACCAGGAGTCGATTTGGACGCAGACAGGCATCGTCCCGCATCCGTTGCTGACGGCGTACACCTTGTCTCTCGATACGCCGGAAAAGATGCAGCAAGCGGCGATAAGCAATGCCGCGCGGCCGCTGCTGAAGCTTAAACTGGGTGGCGCAGCAGATTTAGCCCGGGTGCAGGCGGTAAGACGCGGCGCACCGGCAGCCCAAATCATACTGGACGCCAACGAAGCCTGGAGTGTGAGTGATTATCAGCGACTGATCCCTGAACTGGTCAACCTGGATGTCGCGATGATAGAGCAGCCGTTTGCTGCCGGTGAGGATGACGTGCTGGCCAAACTAGAGCGGCCGATCCCGATTTGCGCTGATGAGTCCTGCCATGACCGGCACAGTCTGGAACGATTAGTCGGGCGGTATGACATGATCAATATAAAGACCGATAAAACCGGTGGTCTGACCGAGGCGCTGCTGCTTAAACAGCAGGCTGAGCAGGCCGGTTTGGCCGTTATGGTCGGTTGCATGTTGTCATCTTCGCTCAGCATGGCGCCTGCCTTTGTCGTCGCACAAGGCGCACAGGTGGTCGACTTAGATGGTCCACTGTTACTCAGTGAGGATATTGAGCACGGATTTGAATTCAGCCAGCAGCAGATGTTGCCATTTTCACCGCAGCTGTGGGGATAA
- a CDS encoding D-amino-acid transaminase — protein sequence MMERTVYVNGKYLPESQASVSVFDRGFLFADAVYEVTAVLDGKLIDQAGHLARLKRSATELGMVLPCSEQELIQIHHQLIEKNQLVEGGIYLQLTRGNEGDRDFSFSDGIKPTLVLFTQARNLIENDTAQQGIKVISVEDIRWRRRDIKTTCLLPACLAKHIAHQAGADDVWMLENGVVTEGGSSNAYIVDQLGRVITRPLSQDILHGITRASLLQMAQDLDITIIERPFTLQEAYAAQEAFISSATAFVWPVIAIDEHRIGGGQPGPVARKLREIYIEIARSRAI from the coding sequence ATGATGGAACGAACGGTTTATGTGAATGGTAAGTATCTGCCGGAATCGCAGGCGAGTGTGTCAGTTTTCGACCGTGGGTTTTTGTTTGCAGACGCAGTGTATGAAGTGACAGCAGTGCTCGATGGTAAATTGATTGACCAGGCAGGGCATCTGGCGCGCCTTAAACGCTCCGCCACTGAGCTGGGCATGGTGTTACCCTGTTCTGAGCAGGAGTTGATTCAGATTCATCATCAGTTGATTGAAAAAAATCAGCTGGTGGAAGGCGGCATTTATCTGCAACTGACCCGGGGCAATGAGGGTGACCGTGATTTCAGCTTCAGTGACGGCATTAAGCCGACCTTGGTCTTGTTTACCCAGGCGCGCAATTTGATTGAGAATGACACGGCCCAACAGGGCATTAAAGTGATTTCGGTGGAGGATATCCGCTGGCGCCGCCGCGATATTAAAACCACCTGCTTGCTGCCCGCTTGTCTGGCGAAACATATTGCCCATCAGGCGGGCGCCGATGATGTCTGGATGCTTGAAAATGGTGTTGTGACCGAAGGTGGCTCCAGCAATGCTTATATTGTTGACCAGCTGGGACGAGTCATTACCCGGCCGCTCAGTCAGGATATTTTGCATGGTATTACCCGCGCATCACTGCTGCAAATGGCGCAGGATCTGGATATTACAATTATCGAGCGGCCGTTTACTTTGCAGGAAGCCTATGCGGCACAAGAAGCCTTTATCAGTTCGGCCACCGCGTTTGTCTGGCCGGTTATCGCCATTGACGAACACCGAATTGGTGGTGGCCAGCCTGGGCCAGTTGCGCGCAAGTTACGTGAAATCTATATCGAGATTGCACGTTCGCGAGCCATTTAG
- a CDS encoding DeoR/GlpR family DNA-binding transcription regulator has product MKNQHRVEKIVEYLTAHNLATVEDLVKVVNVSPATIRRDLIKLDDQGVITRTHGGVSLNRFIAAQPTTNEKMVQHTREKNLIAEAAASLVKPGDSVVLDAGTTSMALARHFIDMPLRVITVDLHIALFLSQYTQIEVIVAGGKVDNSSQSTVGEHCRSLLRSINPDIAFVTCNSWSLERGITTPTEEKTILKHDLIANANKKVMIADSSKYGKYSLFKVCELNDLDMLVSDQQLDAKVQSELSMHGIHHLLV; this is encoded by the coding sequence ATGAAAAATCAGCATCGAGTAGAAAAAATTGTCGAATACTTAACCGCGCATAATCTGGCGACGGTTGAGGATCTGGTTAAGGTTGTCAATGTATCACCGGCAACCATCCGCCGGGATCTCATTAAATTGGACGATCAGGGCGTCATCACCCGCACTCACGGTGGTGTCTCCCTCAACCGCTTTATCGCCGCTCAGCCGACCACCAATGAAAAGATGGTGCAGCATACGCGTGAGAAAAATCTTATCGCAGAAGCCGCCGCTTCGCTGGTGAAACCGGGTGATTCAGTGGTACTCGATGCCGGTACGACATCGATGGCGCTGGCACGCCACTTTATTGATATGCCGCTGCGAGTGATCACGGTCGATCTGCATATTGCGCTGTTTTTGTCGCAATATACCCAGATAGAAGTGATCGTTGCCGGTGGTAAAGTGGACAACAGCAGCCAATCGACCGTCGGTGAGCATTGCCGCTCATTATTACGCTCCATTAACCCAGATATTGCGTTTGTGACCTGCAACTCCTGGAGCCTTGAGCGCGGTATTACCACACCGACAGAAGAAAAAACCATTCTAAAGCATGACCTGATAGCCAATGCAAATAAGAAAGTCATGATTGCCGACAGCAGTAAGTACGGCAAATACTCACTGTTTAAAGTGTGTGAGCTCAATGACCTGGATATGCTGGTGTCCGATCAGCAGTTGGACGCCAAAGTGCAGTCTGAGCTGTCGATGCATGGCATCCACCATCTGCTGGTCTGA